The proteins below are encoded in one region of Lactuca sativa cultivar Salinas chromosome 3, Lsat_Salinas_v11, whole genome shotgun sequence:
- the LOC111881550 gene encoding uncharacterized protein LOC111881550, with protein sequence MADDTTTLSYWLNWRFFLCALWVVIAMIAAAILIIKYEVFNKRTSHRKEDEHDVEPIGILYEDETWKTSLKALHPVWLLVYRLIAFGVMLAVLIANLITAGPDVLFFYTQWTFTLVTVYFGLGSSLSIHGCYKYWNEVDDDNNNHVLDTERGTYIAPSEGLNSHRIPINPNNNHKETHERKTAGIWGYFFQIVFQICAGAVGLTDSVFWFIIYPFLTPAGYSLTLLDVSMHSLNAILLIIDMILNRLRFPFFRLAYFGLWTCIFVIFQWIVHACVSMWWPYSFLDLSSPYAPIWYLGVGLIHLPAYGIFALLVRGKQLLLSRFVDTNGA encoded by the exons ATGGCTGATGACACAACAACCCTAAGTTACTGGTTGAACTGGAGGTTCTTCCTGTGTGCATTATGGGTCGTCATTGCTATGATAGCAGCAGCAATTTTAATCATTAAATACGAAGTCTTCAACAAAAGAACAAGTCACAGAAAAGAAGATGAACATGATGTGGAACCAATTGGGATCTTGTATGAAGATGAAACTTGGAAGACCTCTTTGAAAGCACTCCATCCTGTTTGGTTGCTTGTTTACAGATTAATTGCATTTGGTGTCATGTTAGCAGTTCTTATTGCTAATCTGATAACCGCTGGACCCGATGTACTTTTCTTTTACACTCA GTGGACATTTACTTTGGTGACTGTATATTTTGGG CTTGGATCTTCACTTTCCATTCATGGATGTTATAAATATTGGAATGAAGTTGATGATGATAATAACAATCATGTTTTAGACACAGAAAGAGGCACTTACATTGCTCCTTCAGAGGGATTAAACTCCCACAGAATCCCCATAAACCCTAACAACAATCACAAAGAAACCCATGAGAGAAAGACTGCTGGTATATGGGGATATTTCTTTCAAATAGTCTTCCAG ATATGTGCAGGAGCTGTTGGACTCACTGATAGTGTCTTTTGGTTCATAATCTATCCGTTTCTTACCCCTGCAGGGTACAGTTTAACTTTA TTGGATGTTAGCATGCATTCTCTCAATGCCATTCTCCTCATTATTGACATGATTCTCAATCGCCTA CGATTCCCTTTCTTTCGTTTGGCATATTTTGGTCTATGGACATGTATATTTGTCATTTTCCAGTGGATCGTTCATGCTTGTGTATCAATGTG GTGGCCATATTCCTTTCTTGATTTATCATCTCCATATGCTCCCATTTG GTATTTAGGAGTGGGATTGATTCATCTCCCTGCTTATGGCATCTTTGCACTCTTAGTTAGAGGGAAGCAACTTTTATTATCAAGATTTGTTGACACAAATGGAGCTTAA